A window from Malassezia japonica chromosome 1, complete sequence encodes these proteins:
- the vti1 gene encoding t-SNARE VTI1 (BUSCO:EOG09264R4M; EggNog:ENOG503NWBQ; TransMembrane:1 (i199-218o); COG:U) has translation MAELFESYASDFAQLVDSVRDRIKADVSKLSADARRSALQHAEAEAEEANELLMQMEIEVKSFPQSVRERYTGKLRDLKSDYEKLQRDIKAQRQPSNSGSGLPVDSYTDGDLEADEAPSQRQRLLQGTSLLEQGTERLQASTRLALETEDIGANILQDLRGQREQIEHSRDTLHGANTHIDRSSRTLQRMIRRAKQQKIVTMAIVVVLVLLILLILYSKLF, from the exons ATGGCGGAGCTGTTTGAGTCGTACGCGTCGGactttgcgcagctcgtggactcggtgcgcgaccgCATCAAGGCGGACGTGAGCAAGCTCTCGgcggatgcgcggcgcagtgcgctgcagcacgccgaggccgaggcggaagAAGCGAACGAGCTGCTGATGCAGATGGAGATCGAGGTCAAATCCTTCCCCCAGAGCGTGCGGGAGCGCTACACGGGCAAGCTACGTGATCTGAAGAGCGACTATGAgaagctgcagcgcgacatC AaagcgcagcggcagccGAGCAacagcggcagcggcctGCCGGTCGACAGCTATACCGACGGCGACCTGGAGGCGGACGAAgcgccgtcgcagcgccagcgcctgctccagggcacgtcgctgctcgagcaagGCACtgagcgcctgcaggcctcgacgcgcctcgcgctcgagacggagGATATCGGCGCCAACATCCTGCAGGACCTGCGTggccagcgcgagcagattGAGCACAGCCGCGACACA CTCCATGGCGCGAATACGCACATCGATcgctcgtcgcggacgctgcagcgcatgaTCCGTCG cgcgaagCAGCAAAAGATCGTGACGATGGccatcgtcgtcgtgctTGTCCTGCTCATCCTCCTGATTTTGTACTCCAAGCTCTTTTAG